One region of Vigna angularis cultivar LongXiaoDou No.4 chromosome 10, ASM1680809v1, whole genome shotgun sequence genomic DNA includes:
- the LOC108335303 gene encoding phosphate transporter PHO1 homolog 10 isoform X1: protein MTFKKDFKQQMVPEWEKEYMDYEGLKRILKEMKSSRQTKHNRSLQHRLKLERAFSGLHLKGSNQQREEDNEEQVIEVKTLEEEGGSKQLYKTNFHKLHEEGGEAEARLFQKLDEELNKVNAFYKDQVEAANHEFNLLSKQVEALVALRVKVKSPDAELKQIVSSPKETADQNHQQKDSMIGPEVDPVQQTNRNIHHHEEQAEAHNNYNRRDPLEILEHVKVDDSLQFPKSTIKKAFTDSSDNELSISKEELKKIEKQLRLVFVEFYQKLLHLKDYSFMNLSAFSKIMKTYEKRTSRAASTAYMTVVDNSYLGSSDEVNFLLEKVESTFIRNFTRSNHKKGRKLLRQKAKTEKQNITFFTGFFSGCFVALLVATIFRITSQQFIKKKKGTFYMENIFPLYSLFGYITLHMLVYAANTYYWKRYRVNYPFLFGFRAGTELDYREIFLLTSGHAVVALLCFLINLQIEMNSRSQQYKTVTELVPLILVVLVLLITFCPLNIIYRSSRFFFIRCLFRCICAPVFTVRLADFFLADQLTSQFQAFKSVELYICYYGLGEHSRRQKKCHTRGIYNIQYFIVGIIPYWFRLAQCMRQFYEEEDINRAFNSLNYLSTITAMVFRTAFELKKGRSWKVLALVTSALAVLQNTYWDIVKDWGLLQRHSKNPYLRDKLILPHRSIYFIAMVTIKFTRKVVDVVLRISWMQLVFEMNWSPLRKVTIITVTSCLEIVRRGIWNFFRLENEHLNNVGNYRAFKSVPHPFSYYDEEKDKDE, encoded by the exons ATGACATTTAAGAAAGACTTTAAGCAACAAATGGTGCCTGAGTGGGAGAAAGAGTACATGGACTATGAGGGCCTCAAAAGAATATTGAAAGAGATGAAAAGTAGCAGACAAACTAAACACAACAGGTCATTGCAGCACAGACTGAAACTTGAAAGAGCATTCAGTGGACTTCACTTGAAAGGTAGCAATCAGCAGAGAGAGGAGGATAATGAAGAGCAGGTTATAGAAGTTAAGACATTAGAAGAAGAAGGTGGTTCCAAACAGTTATATAAGACCAACTTTCACAAGCTCCatgaagaaggaggagaagcTGAGGCAAGACTCTTTCAGAAGCTTGATGAAGAGCTCAACAAGGTCAATGCATTTTACAAGGATCAGGTGGAAGCAGCCAACCATGAATTCAACCTTTTGAGTAAACAGGTGGAGGCTTTGGTTGCTCTAAGAGTAAAGGTGAAAAGTCCTGATGCAG AGTTGAAGCAGATTGTCTCCTCACCTAAAGAGACTGCTGATCAAAATCATCAGCAAAAAGATTCTATGATAGGCCCTGAAGTTGATCCTGTTCAACAAACCAACAGAAATATTCATCATCATGAGGAGCAAGCAGAAGCACACAATAATTACAACAGAAGAGATCCCTTGGAAATCCTTGAGCATGTAAAGGTTGATGATTCTCTTCAATTTCCAAaatcaacaattaaaaaagCTTTTACTGATTCCAGTGATAATGAATTGAGCATCAGCAAAGAGGAgctgaaaaaaattgaaaagcaaCTAAGACTTGTGTTTGTTGAGTTCTATCAGAAACTCCTCCATCTCAAAGACTACAG TTTTATGAACCTGTCAGCATTTTCCAAGATCATGAAGACCTATGAAAAG CGTACATCAAGAGCAGCATCTACAGCCTACATGACAGTAGTGGATAATTCCTATCTGGGAAGTTCTGATGAG GTTAATTTTCTATTGGAGAAAGTAGAGTCTACCTTCATCAGAAACTTCACACGCTCAAATCACAAAAAGGGGAGGAAGTTATTAAGGCAAAAAGCAAAAACAGAAAAGCAAAACATAACATTTTTTACAG GTTTCTTTTCTGGTTGCTTTGTTGCTCTATTGGTTGCTACTATATTTAGAATAACATCTCAGCAATtcataaagaagaagaagggaacATTTTACATGGAAAACATTTTCCCATTGTACAG TCTTTTTGGATATATCACTCTACATATGCTTGTGTATGCTGCAAACACATATTATTGGAAGCGTTATCGGGTCAATTATCCATTCTTATTTGGCTTCAGGGCTGGAACTGAATTGGACTACAGAGAAATTTTCCTTCTGACCTCTGGTCATGCAGTGGTAGCACTGTTATGTTTCTTGATAAATTTGCAGATTGAAATGAACTCAAGGAGTCAACAGTATAAGACAGTCACTGAACTTGTTCCTCTGATCTTAGTCGTT CTTGTTCTTTTGATTACCTTTTGCCCTCTCAACATCATATACCGCTCAAGTCGTTTCTTCTTTATCCGGTGCTTATTTCGCTGTATATGTGCTCCTGTTTTCACG GTTCGTCTTGCAGATTTCTTCTTGGCTGACCAGCTTACTAGCCAG TTCCAAGCATTCAAGAGTGTGGAGCTTTACATATGCTATTATGGGCTTGGAGAACACTCAAGGAGGCAAAAGAAATGTCACACTCGTGGTATCTATAACATACAGTATTTCATCGTTGGCATCATTCCTTATTGGTTTCGGCTAGCACAG TGCATGCGTCAATTCTATGAAGAGGAAGACATCAACCGTGCATTCAATAGTTTAAATTATCTCTCAACAATTACTGCCATGGTCTTTCGGACAGCCTTTGAACTAAAGAAGGGAAGAAGTTGGAAGGTGTTGGCACTGGTAACTTCAGCGCTAGCAGTTCTTCAGAACACATATTGGGACATTGTTAAGGACTGGGGGCTCCTGCAAAGGCATTCAAAGAACCCCTATTTGAGAGATAAACTAATACTTCCCCATAGAAGTATCTATTTCATAGCCATGGTAACTATAAAATTTACCAGAAAG GTTGTGGACGTAGTTCTTAGAATTTCATGGATGCAATTGGTGTTTGAAATGAATTGGAGTCCCCTTCGAAAAGTGACAATAATTACAGTTACTTCCTGCCTTGAGATTGTTCGTCGTGGCATTTGGAACTTCTTCAG GTTGGAGAACGAACACTTGAACAATGTTGGAAACTACCGTGCCTTCAAATCCGTTCCTCATCCTTTCAGTTACTACGATGAGGAAAAGGACAAGGATGAGTAG
- the LOC108335303 gene encoding phosphate transporter PHO1 homolog 10 isoform X3, with protein sequence MTFKKDFKQQMVPEWEKEYMDYEGLKRILKEMKSSRQTKHNRSLQHRLKLERAFSGLHLKGSNQQREEDNEEQVIEVKTLEEEGGSKQLYKTNFHKLHEEGGEAEARLFQKLDEELNKVNAFYKDQVEAANHEFNLLSKQVEALVALRVKVKSPDAELKQIVSSPKETADQNHQQKDSMIGPEVDPVQQTNRNIHHHEEQAEAHNNYNRRDPLEILEHVKVDDSLQFPKSTIKKAFTDSSDNELSISKEELKKIEKQLRLVFVEFYQKLLHLKDYSFMNLSAFSKIMKTYEKRTSRAASTAYMTVVDNSYLGSSDEVNFLLEKVESTFIRNFTRSNHKKGRKLLRQKAKTEKQNITFFTGFFSGCFVALLVATIFRITSQQFIKKKKGTFYMENIFPLYRAGTELDYREIFLLTSGHAVVALLCFLINLQIEMNSRSQQYKTVTELVPLILVVLVLLITFCPLNIIYRSSRFFFIRCLFRCICAPVFTVRLADFFLADQLTSQFQAFKSVELYICYYGLGEHSRRQKKCHTRGIYNIQYFIVGIIPYWFRLAQCMRQFYEEEDINRAFNSLNYLSTITAMVFRTAFELKKGRSWKVLALVTSALAVLQNTYWDIVKDWGLLQRHSKNPYLRDKLILPHRSIYFIAMVTIKFTRKVVDVVLRISWMQLVFEMNWSPLRKVTIITVTSCLEIVRRGIWNFFRLENEHLNNVGNYRAFKSVPHPFSYYDEEKDKDE encoded by the exons ATGACATTTAAGAAAGACTTTAAGCAACAAATGGTGCCTGAGTGGGAGAAAGAGTACATGGACTATGAGGGCCTCAAAAGAATATTGAAAGAGATGAAAAGTAGCAGACAAACTAAACACAACAGGTCATTGCAGCACAGACTGAAACTTGAAAGAGCATTCAGTGGACTTCACTTGAAAGGTAGCAATCAGCAGAGAGAGGAGGATAATGAAGAGCAGGTTATAGAAGTTAAGACATTAGAAGAAGAAGGTGGTTCCAAACAGTTATATAAGACCAACTTTCACAAGCTCCatgaagaaggaggagaagcTGAGGCAAGACTCTTTCAGAAGCTTGATGAAGAGCTCAACAAGGTCAATGCATTTTACAAGGATCAGGTGGAAGCAGCCAACCATGAATTCAACCTTTTGAGTAAACAGGTGGAGGCTTTGGTTGCTCTAAGAGTAAAGGTGAAAAGTCCTGATGCAG AGTTGAAGCAGATTGTCTCCTCACCTAAAGAGACTGCTGATCAAAATCATCAGCAAAAAGATTCTATGATAGGCCCTGAAGTTGATCCTGTTCAACAAACCAACAGAAATATTCATCATCATGAGGAGCAAGCAGAAGCACACAATAATTACAACAGAAGAGATCCCTTGGAAATCCTTGAGCATGTAAAGGTTGATGATTCTCTTCAATTTCCAAaatcaacaattaaaaaagCTTTTACTGATTCCAGTGATAATGAATTGAGCATCAGCAAAGAGGAgctgaaaaaaattgaaaagcaaCTAAGACTTGTGTTTGTTGAGTTCTATCAGAAACTCCTCCATCTCAAAGACTACAG TTTTATGAACCTGTCAGCATTTTCCAAGATCATGAAGACCTATGAAAAG CGTACATCAAGAGCAGCATCTACAGCCTACATGACAGTAGTGGATAATTCCTATCTGGGAAGTTCTGATGAG GTTAATTTTCTATTGGAGAAAGTAGAGTCTACCTTCATCAGAAACTTCACACGCTCAAATCACAAAAAGGGGAGGAAGTTATTAAGGCAAAAAGCAAAAACAGAAAAGCAAAACATAACATTTTTTACAG GTTTCTTTTCTGGTTGCTTTGTTGCTCTATTGGTTGCTACTATATTTAGAATAACATCTCAGCAATtcataaagaagaagaagggaacATTTTACATGGAAAACATTTTCCCATTGTACAG GGCTGGAACTGAATTGGACTACAGAGAAATTTTCCTTCTGACCTCTGGTCATGCAGTGGTAGCACTGTTATGTTTCTTGATAAATTTGCAGATTGAAATGAACTCAAGGAGTCAACAGTATAAGACAGTCACTGAACTTGTTCCTCTGATCTTAGTCGTT CTTGTTCTTTTGATTACCTTTTGCCCTCTCAACATCATATACCGCTCAAGTCGTTTCTTCTTTATCCGGTGCTTATTTCGCTGTATATGTGCTCCTGTTTTCACG GTTCGTCTTGCAGATTTCTTCTTGGCTGACCAGCTTACTAGCCAG TTCCAAGCATTCAAGAGTGTGGAGCTTTACATATGCTATTATGGGCTTGGAGAACACTCAAGGAGGCAAAAGAAATGTCACACTCGTGGTATCTATAACATACAGTATTTCATCGTTGGCATCATTCCTTATTGGTTTCGGCTAGCACAG TGCATGCGTCAATTCTATGAAGAGGAAGACATCAACCGTGCATTCAATAGTTTAAATTATCTCTCAACAATTACTGCCATGGTCTTTCGGACAGCCTTTGAACTAAAGAAGGGAAGAAGTTGGAAGGTGTTGGCACTGGTAACTTCAGCGCTAGCAGTTCTTCAGAACACATATTGGGACATTGTTAAGGACTGGGGGCTCCTGCAAAGGCATTCAAAGAACCCCTATTTGAGAGATAAACTAATACTTCCCCATAGAAGTATCTATTTCATAGCCATGGTAACTATAAAATTTACCAGAAAG GTTGTGGACGTAGTTCTTAGAATTTCATGGATGCAATTGGTGTTTGAAATGAATTGGAGTCCCCTTCGAAAAGTGACAATAATTACAGTTACTTCCTGCCTTGAGATTGTTCGTCGTGGCATTTGGAACTTCTTCAG GTTGGAGAACGAACACTTGAACAATGTTGGAAACTACCGTGCCTTCAAATCCGTTCCTCATCCTTTCAGTTACTACGATGAGGAAAAGGACAAGGATGAGTAG
- the LOC108335303 gene encoding phosphate transporter PHO1 homolog 10 isoform X2, which translates to MTFKKDFKQQMVPEWEKEYMDYEGLKRILKEMKSSRQTKHNRSLQHRLKLERAFSGLHLKGSNQQREEDNEEQVIEVKTLEEEGGSKQLYKTNFHKLHEEGGEAEARLFQKLDEELNKVNAFYKDQVEAANHEFNLLSKQVEALVALRVKVKSPDAELKQIVSSPKETADQNHQQKDSMIGPEVDPVQQTNRNIHHHEEQAEAHNNYNRRDPLEILEHVKVDDSLQFPKSTIKKAFTDSSDNELSISKEELKKIEKQLRLVFVEFYQKLLHLKDYSFMNLSAFSKIMKTYEKRTSRAASTAYMTVVDNSYLGSSDEVNFLLEKVESTFIRNFTRSNHKKGRKLLRQKAKTEKQNITFFTGFFSGCFVALLVATIFRITSQQFIKKKKGTFYMENIFPLYSLFGYITLHMLVYAANTYYWKRYRVNYPFLFGFRAGTELDYREIFLLTSGHAVVALLCFLINLQIEMNSRSQQYKTVTELVPLILVVLVLLITFCPLNIIYRSSRFFFIRCLFRCICAPVFTVRLADFFLADQLTSQFQAFKSVELYICYYGLGEHSRRQKKCHTRGIYNIQYFIVGIIPYWFRLAQCMRQFYEEEDINRAFNSLNYLSTITAMVFRTAFELKKGRSWKVLALVTSALAVLQNTYWDIVKDWGLLQRHSKNPYLRDKLILPHRSIYFIAMVVDVVLRISWMQLVFEMNWSPLRKVTIITVTSCLEIVRRGIWNFFRLENEHLNNVGNYRAFKSVPHPFSYYDEEKDKDE; encoded by the exons ATGACATTTAAGAAAGACTTTAAGCAACAAATGGTGCCTGAGTGGGAGAAAGAGTACATGGACTATGAGGGCCTCAAAAGAATATTGAAAGAGATGAAAAGTAGCAGACAAACTAAACACAACAGGTCATTGCAGCACAGACTGAAACTTGAAAGAGCATTCAGTGGACTTCACTTGAAAGGTAGCAATCAGCAGAGAGAGGAGGATAATGAAGAGCAGGTTATAGAAGTTAAGACATTAGAAGAAGAAGGTGGTTCCAAACAGTTATATAAGACCAACTTTCACAAGCTCCatgaagaaggaggagaagcTGAGGCAAGACTCTTTCAGAAGCTTGATGAAGAGCTCAACAAGGTCAATGCATTTTACAAGGATCAGGTGGAAGCAGCCAACCATGAATTCAACCTTTTGAGTAAACAGGTGGAGGCTTTGGTTGCTCTAAGAGTAAAGGTGAAAAGTCCTGATGCAG AGTTGAAGCAGATTGTCTCCTCACCTAAAGAGACTGCTGATCAAAATCATCAGCAAAAAGATTCTATGATAGGCCCTGAAGTTGATCCTGTTCAACAAACCAACAGAAATATTCATCATCATGAGGAGCAAGCAGAAGCACACAATAATTACAACAGAAGAGATCCCTTGGAAATCCTTGAGCATGTAAAGGTTGATGATTCTCTTCAATTTCCAAaatcaacaattaaaaaagCTTTTACTGATTCCAGTGATAATGAATTGAGCATCAGCAAAGAGGAgctgaaaaaaattgaaaagcaaCTAAGACTTGTGTTTGTTGAGTTCTATCAGAAACTCCTCCATCTCAAAGACTACAG TTTTATGAACCTGTCAGCATTTTCCAAGATCATGAAGACCTATGAAAAG CGTACATCAAGAGCAGCATCTACAGCCTACATGACAGTAGTGGATAATTCCTATCTGGGAAGTTCTGATGAG GTTAATTTTCTATTGGAGAAAGTAGAGTCTACCTTCATCAGAAACTTCACACGCTCAAATCACAAAAAGGGGAGGAAGTTATTAAGGCAAAAAGCAAAAACAGAAAAGCAAAACATAACATTTTTTACAG GTTTCTTTTCTGGTTGCTTTGTTGCTCTATTGGTTGCTACTATATTTAGAATAACATCTCAGCAATtcataaagaagaagaagggaacATTTTACATGGAAAACATTTTCCCATTGTACAG TCTTTTTGGATATATCACTCTACATATGCTTGTGTATGCTGCAAACACATATTATTGGAAGCGTTATCGGGTCAATTATCCATTCTTATTTGGCTTCAGGGCTGGAACTGAATTGGACTACAGAGAAATTTTCCTTCTGACCTCTGGTCATGCAGTGGTAGCACTGTTATGTTTCTTGATAAATTTGCAGATTGAAATGAACTCAAGGAGTCAACAGTATAAGACAGTCACTGAACTTGTTCCTCTGATCTTAGTCGTT CTTGTTCTTTTGATTACCTTTTGCCCTCTCAACATCATATACCGCTCAAGTCGTTTCTTCTTTATCCGGTGCTTATTTCGCTGTATATGTGCTCCTGTTTTCACG GTTCGTCTTGCAGATTTCTTCTTGGCTGACCAGCTTACTAGCCAG TTCCAAGCATTCAAGAGTGTGGAGCTTTACATATGCTATTATGGGCTTGGAGAACACTCAAGGAGGCAAAAGAAATGTCACACTCGTGGTATCTATAACATACAGTATTTCATCGTTGGCATCATTCCTTATTGGTTTCGGCTAGCACAG TGCATGCGTCAATTCTATGAAGAGGAAGACATCAACCGTGCATTCAATAGTTTAAATTATCTCTCAACAATTACTGCCATGGTCTTTCGGACAGCCTTTGAACTAAAGAAGGGAAGAAGTTGGAAGGTGTTGGCACTGGTAACTTCAGCGCTAGCAGTTCTTCAGAACACATATTGGGACATTGTTAAGGACTGGGGGCTCCTGCAAAGGCATTCAAAGAACCCCTATTTGAGAGATAAACTAATACTTCCCCATAGAAGTATCTATTTCATAGCCATG GTTGTGGACGTAGTTCTTAGAATTTCATGGATGCAATTGGTGTTTGAAATGAATTGGAGTCCCCTTCGAAAAGTGACAATAATTACAGTTACTTCCTGCCTTGAGATTGTTCGTCGTGGCATTTGGAACTTCTTCAG GTTGGAGAACGAACACTTGAACAATGTTGGAAACTACCGTGCCTTCAAATCCGTTCCTCATCCTTTCAGTTACTACGATGAGGAAAAGGACAAGGATGAGTAG
- the LOC128194271 gene encoding uncharacterized protein LOC128194271 has protein sequence MSFMRGDLLCRTRKVVKGLAKAEPVWLKAMEQAPPATFPAVAGKIPTISLPEDVYVKKFYKKYPESKHHDPIKFHAFDPPPSRIFALRVLQLKDHGVSEDRAMAIADMEYLTEKKAKKKAYSRLKEIARLQGKRPPPNPYPSAIKEIQAEERKYVRDRFFNPKILEIVKQQKAEAMERFSARAGADW, from the exons ATGTCGTTTATGCGGGGAGATTTGCTTTGTCGAACGAGGAAGGTGGTGAAGGGTCTAGCGAAGGCAGAACCCGTATGGCTGAAAGCGATGGAGCA GGCGCCACCTGCAACATTTCCTGCAGTTGCTGGCAAAATTCCGACCATCAGTCTTCCTGAGGATGTCTATGTGAAGAAGTTCTATAAAAAGTATCCGGAATCCAAACACCATGACCCCATTAA GTTTCATGCTTTTGATCCTCCTCCTTCTCGTATCTTTGCCTTGAGGGTTCTTCAATTGAAAGACCATGGTGTTAGTGAGGACCGAGCAATGGCTATAGCTGAT aTGGAATATCTGACAGAGaagaaagcaaagaagaaaGCATATAGCCGTTTGAAAGAAATTGCACGTCTTCAAGGAAAGAGACCTCCTCCAAACCCATATCCTAGTGCTATCAAGGAGATACAAGCCGAGGAGAGGAAATATGTTCGTGATCGTTTCTTTAATCCAAAGATACTCGAAATTGTGAAGCAACAGAAAGCCGAGGCAATGGAGAGATTCAGTGCCCGTGCTGGTGCTGATTGGTGA
- the LOC108335102 gene encoding uncharacterized protein LOC108335102: MDLASPSSSSSSSSMVLPSLQPRNTLSKVSIFQHLTPPTTLFPSRACSAKPSITISPVSSKFPSFLRCSTKPDTSADSETQHNKSNNEPNSISNSQSVSQSDSAASEAFCSSPPLESSHSSSSRGLVLDLGPSNAWDSADIGSPVVKRFLSDEEERWYMWYHGRAKGHPSFDLIGLAISKNGVHWERGGGPARSSSDVGFVMSCGKDWWGFDTGGIRPSEMVIMSSYRVRASSAVYWLYYTGYVSDMVEFSDQSLEFSLENPDGINGDVSCGSGKVLKSLPGLAISQDGRHWARIEGEHHSGALLDVGSGKEWDSLFISSPQVVYHGNGDLRMYYHSFDVEKGHFGIGIARSRDGIRWVKLGKIMGGGRDGSFDEFGAMNPYVTRNRSGGNYVMAYEGVAADGRRSIGMAVSPDGLKEWMRLQDEAILRPSDQGCWDDKDVGSPCLVEMDTEGNEWRLYYRGVSNGGRIGIGMAVSEGKDIGSFRRWKVFRV; the protein is encoded by the coding sequence ATGGACTTggcatcaccatcatcatcatcatcatcatcatcaatggTACTTCCTTCTTTGCAACCCCGTAACACCCTTTCAAAAGTTTCAATCTTCCAACATTTAACCCCTCCGACAACCTTGTTTCCATCACGGGCATGTTCCGCCAAACCCAGCATCACCATCTCTCCGGTGTCCTCAAAGTTCCCGTCTTTCCTTCGCTGCTCCACAAAACCAGACACCAGCGCTGATAGCGAGACGCAACACAACAAGTCAAACAATGAACCCAATTCAATTTCCAACTCCCAAAGTGTATCACAATCAGATTCAGCAGCAAGTGAAGCCTTTTGTTCTTCACCACCTTTAGAATCATCACATTCCTCTTCCTCAAGAGGGTTGGTGTTGGATTTGGGTCCTTCAAACGCATGGGACAGTGCAGATATTGGGTCCCCAGTGGTGAAGAGGTTTCTGAGTGACGAAGAAGAGAGATGGTACATGTGGTACCATGGGAGGGCCAAAGGGCACCCTTCTTTCGATTTGATAGGGTTGGCGATTTCAAAAAATGGGGTTCATTGGGAGCGTGGGGGAGGGCCTGCTAGGTCAAGTTCTGATGTGGGGTTTGTGATGAGTTGTGGCAAGGATTGGTGGGGTTTTGACACTGGTGGCATCAGGCCTTCTGAGATGGTTATCATGTCTAGTTACAGGGTTAGGGCTTCCAGTGCTGTTTACTGGCTTTACTATACTGGCTATGTTTCTGATATGGTGGAGTTTTCTGATCAGTCTTTGGAGTTCAGTTTGGAAAACCCTGATGGAATCAATGGTGATGTGAGTTGTGGTAGTGGGAAGGTTTTGAAGTCCTTGCCTGGTTTGGCTATTAGTCAGGATGGGAGGCATTGGGCTAGGATTGAAGGGGAGCATCACAGTGGAGCATTGCTTGATGTTGGGTCTGGAAAAGAGTGGGATTCTTTGTTTATTTCTTCCCCACAAGTTGTTTACCATGGGAATGGTGACCTCAGGATGTATTATCACTCATTTGATGTAGAAAAGGGGCATTTTGGTATAGGCATTGCCAGATCAAGGGATGGAATTAGATGGGTGAAGTTGGGGAAAATCATGGGGGGAGGGAGAGATGGCTCCTTTGATGAGTTTGGAGCAATGAACCCGTACGTGACAAGGAACCGGAGTGGCGGGAACTATGTGATGGCATATGAAGGTGTTGCTGCTGATGGGAGGAGGAGCATTGGTATGGCTGTATCTCCTGATGGATTGAAGGAATGGATGAGGCTTCAGGATGAGGCAATTTTAAGGCCTTCAGACCAAGGTTGCTGGGATGATAAGGATGTTGGATCCCCATGTTTAGTTGAAATGGATACTGAAGGAAATGAGTGGAGATTGTATTATAGAGGTGTTTCTAATGGAGGAAGAATTGGAATAGGAATGGCTGTTTCAGAAGGGAAGGACATTGGAAGTTTTAGAAGATGGAAAGTTTTCCGGGTATAA